In Armatimonadota bacterium, a single genomic region encodes these proteins:
- a CDS encoding valine--tRNA ligase, with protein sequence MDISNFPPRYDAAPIEGKWYAAWDAAGLFKPSADAKGGNYCVTIPPPNITGSLHLGHALCYPLQDLFGRYQRLLGKSVLILPGQDHAGIATQSVVEKQLRKEGSSGAQIGREKFTERVWEWRKESGDTILNQFRALGCAFDWSRSKFTLDEKYADAVLKVFIDWYNKGFVYRGKRVVNWDPKLKTSVSDIETFRETRKGNLYHIRYEFTDGSGEVVIATTRPETLLGDIAVAVHPSDKRYEGKIGKTLRVPLVNREIPLVADLYPDPEFGTGAVKITPAHDPNDFEVGARHSLQMPVILNLSAEINADWSRESEAAEIVEKIAKYEGLDRYEARKLIIADLEEAGLLVEIEPHDIPIIVSDRSGEVIEPLLSEQWFARQTELAKPVIEAVEQDEVKFHPERFKDIFLAWMDSIRDWNISRQLWWGHRVPAFYTEEGECFVALTWEEAQAQAGDKKIVKQDDDVLDTWFSSGMWPFVTLGWPEQTEDLKQFYPTSALVTDRNIINLWVARMMMMGYDLVGAKPFSDVMIYATVLREDGRRMSKSLGTGIDPMTVIDTLGADALRWTLLSQTGENQDLRYSDKKTEDARNFCNKIWNATRFVLMNIESVPAQPTEFQTVDRWLLTRLSKTIDEVQAGYEKYDIQAACQAMYRFFWSEVCDWYLEISKSRLQNPETAQTPQWVLLTVFEAFLKLLHPVMPFITEELYSHLPLESKTNFLMSASWPTIDSSLVDESAEAAIEGVFAATRALRALRAELDLKPLEKVPEVFYEGDLGESAGIVASQAWVLKLTEGKPVERHVSTTAGGVDFHIVVDGLIDLEKVTAATERDLLKSEKEAGGLSGRLGNPQFVEKANPEIIERDRAALVDLQSRIEKLKSRLELLRS encoded by the coding sequence ATGGACATATCGAACTTTCCCCCGCGCTATGACGCCGCTCCGATTGAAGGCAAATGGTACGCCGCATGGGATGCGGCCGGACTTTTTAAGCCATCCGCTGATGCGAAAGGTGGCAACTACTGCGTCACCATTCCTCCACCCAATATTACCGGGTCGCTCCACCTGGGCCACGCCCTCTGCTACCCGCTTCAAGATCTCTTCGGTCGCTATCAGCGACTCCTTGGTAAGAGTGTTCTGATCCTGCCAGGGCAAGACCATGCCGGAATTGCCACCCAGAGCGTCGTCGAAAAGCAGCTCCGAAAGGAAGGATCGAGCGGAGCTCAGATCGGTCGAGAGAAGTTCACAGAGCGCGTTTGGGAATGGCGAAAGGAATCTGGCGATACGATCCTCAACCAGTTCCGTGCCCTCGGCTGCGCCTTCGATTGGTCGCGCTCCAAATTCACGCTCGATGAGAAGTACGCTGATGCAGTCCTCAAAGTCTTCATCGATTGGTACAACAAGGGATTCGTCTACCGAGGCAAGAGAGTGGTCAACTGGGATCCAAAGCTCAAGACGAGTGTTTCGGACATCGAGACTTTCCGCGAGACCCGTAAAGGCAACCTCTATCACATCCGCTACGAGTTCACAGATGGCAGTGGCGAAGTTGTGATTGCTACCACCAGACCGGAGACCCTTCTCGGCGACATCGCCGTCGCCGTTCACCCCTCAGACAAGCGATACGAAGGCAAGATCGGGAAGACCCTCCGAGTGCCTCTCGTCAACCGAGAGATTCCGCTCGTCGCTGACCTGTATCCGGACCCAGAGTTCGGAACCGGAGCAGTCAAGATCACCCCTGCTCACGATCCCAATGACTTCGAAGTCGGTGCCCGGCACTCTTTGCAGATGCCCGTAATTCTCAATCTCTCCGCGGAGATCAACGCCGATTGGTCGCGAGAGAGCGAAGCTGCAGAGATCGTTGAGAAGATCGCTAAATACGAAGGTCTCGATCGCTACGAAGCAAGAAAGCTCATCATTGCCGATCTAGAAGAAGCTGGCCTTCTCGTCGAAATCGAACCTCACGACATCCCCATTATCGTTTCAGATCGCTCCGGCGAAGTTATTGAGCCACTCTTAAGCGAGCAATGGTTCGCGAGGCAAACCGAGCTTGCGAAGCCCGTCATTGAGGCAGTCGAACAAGACGAAGTCAAGTTCCACCCCGAACGGTTCAAAGACATCTTCCTCGCATGGATGGATTCGATCAGGGATTGGAACATCAGTCGCCAACTCTGGTGGGGACACCGCGTCCCGGCGTTCTACACTGAAGAAGGAGAGTGCTTCGTCGCTCTCACCTGGGAAGAAGCGCAAGCCCAGGCCGGTGACAAGAAGATTGTCAAGCAAGATGACGATGTTCTCGACACTTGGTTCAGCTCTGGGATGTGGCCCTTCGTCACGCTCGGCTGGCCCGAACAGACCGAGGATCTGAAGCAGTTCTATCCGACGAGCGCGCTTGTTACCGACCGCAACATCATCAACCTCTGGGTCGCCCGAATGATGATGATGGGCTACGACCTTGTCGGCGCCAAGCCGTTCTCGGACGTCATGATCTACGCGACGGTACTTCGTGAGGATGGGCGGCGAATGTCCAAGTCGCTTGGAACGGGAATCGACCCGATGACCGTTATCGACACCCTGGGTGCCGACGCACTCCGATGGACCCTCTTGAGCCAGACCGGAGAGAATCAGGACCTTCGTTACAGCGACAAGAAGACTGAGGATGCCCGAAACTTCTGCAACAAGATCTGGAATGCGACTCGGTTCGTGTTGATGAACATCGAGTCAGTTCCGGCACAGCCTACTGAGTTCCAAACCGTCGACCGATGGCTGCTTACAAGGCTGAGCAAGACGATTGATGAAGTACAAGCGGGCTACGAGAAATACGACATCCAGGCGGCTTGCCAGGCGATGTATCGCTTCTTCTGGAGCGAGGTCTGCGACTGGTATCTGGAAATTTCGAAGTCTCGACTCCAAAACCCGGAAACAGCCCAGACTCCTCAGTGGGTGCTGCTGACCGTCTTTGAGGCATTCCTAAAGCTGCTGCACCCGGTGATGCCCTTCATCACCGAAGAACTGTATAGCCACCTCCCGCTCGAATCCAAGACAAACTTCCTGATGTCAGCCTCTTGGCCGACCATTGATTCCTCTTTGGTTGACGAATCAGCTGAAGCAGCTATCGAAGGTGTCTTCGCGGCGACCCGGGCGCTCCGGGCACTCCGAGCTGAACTCGACCTAAAGCCGCTTGAGAAGGTTCCCGAGGTGTTCTACGAGGGCGACCTGGGAGAGTCGGCTGGCATCGTGGCATCACAGGCTTGGGTTCTTAAGCTCACCGAGGGCAAACCAGTGGAGCGACATGTCTCAACGACAGCGGGCGGGGTTGACTTCCACATTGTGGTCGATGGGCTGATTGATCTCGAAAAGGTCACGGCCGCCACGGAACGAGATCTGCTTAAATCTGAGAAAGAAGCTGGAGGACTAAGTGGACGACTCGGCAATCCGCAGTTCGTAGAAAAAGCGAATCCGGAAATCATTGAGCGAGATCGCGCCGCACTGGTCGATCTGCAATCAAGAATCGAGAAGCTCAAATCAAGGCTCGAGCTTCTTCGAAGCTGA
- a CDS encoding ComEC/Rec2 family competence protein, whose amino-acid sequence MIRQITARPFVCLLIGVLIGLNLPFAPWIFALGVVIATLYRFRWLAWLSFGLVASGVFLLWQSQVSVSPGPFDGSVRLTGFAEYRQGQTQVPFRGGVLKLPGQVAVAAGELWTVSGTVTEAKSGVLRAISYKRSVSSPLSFIGSFRVWAIDRINLLYGERDGPWVNALTFNFASELEKGDKAALVQSGTYHLVSASGLHVWVLALFAHFLLVSVGVKRHWQIALIACLLLGYCLLTGFHPPTVRSSLMWLVTSCAYLVKRSPDGLSAISLAGVLWLAVAPQDVFSPSFQLSYVVTAALTIWFDRRREFAEWWRGLEVSCVASFAAEPLGAWWFGRIVLIGPVTNILVELASSVVVVLGFVSVIPFVGELVVLFCRPLLWWMQWITALTAQFPSIVLAPRGFSPMLLVGYYCLLLMVLWGRPWRSAPKSSASKKLEP is encoded by the coding sequence ATGATTCGGCAGATCACGGCTAGGCCCTTCGTTTGCCTGCTGATCGGAGTTCTGATCGGACTGAATCTGCCATTTGCCCCTTGGATCTTTGCACTAGGAGTAGTGATTGCTACTCTGTATCGATTTCGATGGCTGGCTTGGCTCTCATTTGGCTTGGTGGCCTCTGGAGTGTTCTTGCTCTGGCAGTCCCAAGTGTCCGTTTCTCCGGGACCGTTCGATGGCTCTGTCCGCTTGACCGGGTTTGCTGAGTACCGCCAGGGACAGACGCAGGTCCCTTTTCGGGGCGGGGTGTTGAAGTTGCCCGGGCAGGTTGCAGTAGCGGCGGGGGAACTCTGGACTGTTTCCGGAACGGTCACCGAGGCGAAGAGCGGAGTGTTGCGCGCTATTTCTTATAAGCGTTCAGTCAGTTCTCCATTGTCCTTCATCGGGTCCTTTCGAGTCTGGGCAATTGATCGGATCAATCTGCTTTATGGAGAGCGCGACGGACCGTGGGTGAATGCACTCACCTTCAACTTTGCCTCGGAGTTGGAGAAGGGGGACAAAGCCGCTTTGGTGCAAAGTGGGACTTACCACTTGGTCAGCGCTAGTGGCTTGCACGTTTGGGTTCTGGCACTGTTTGCTCATTTCCTATTAGTTTCGGTTGGAGTGAAGCGGCATTGGCAGATCGCTCTCATCGCATGTTTACTCCTCGGATACTGCTTGCTTACGGGTTTTCATCCCCCCACGGTTCGGTCCTCGCTAATGTGGCTGGTTACGTCGTGTGCCTACCTTGTAAAGCGATCGCCGGATGGATTGTCAGCGATTAGCCTTGCCGGCGTGTTATGGCTAGCTGTGGCTCCGCAAGATGTGTTTTCGCCCTCGTTCCAACTTTCTTATGTTGTAACGGCTGCGCTGACGATCTGGTTTGATCGACGGCGCGAGTTCGCCGAATGGTGGAGGGGTCTGGAAGTGTCCTGCGTTGCTAGCTTTGCAGCTGAGCCACTTGGAGCTTGGTGGTTCGGACGAATTGTCCTCATCGGACCAGTCACCAACATCTTGGTCGAGCTGGCTTCCTCGGTGGTTGTCGTGCTCGGATTCGTATCCGTGATTCCGTTTGTTGGTGAGCTCGTTGTGCTGTTCTGCCGTCCGTTGCTTTGGTGGATGCAATGGATTACGGCGCTTACGGCGCAGTTTCCTTCGATCGTGCTAGCTCCACGGGGGTTTTCGCCGATGCTTCTGGTCGGGTACTACTGCTTGCTTCTGATGGTGCTTTGGGGCCGACCGTGGCGGTCAGCCCCAAAATCTTCAGCTTCGAAGAAGCTCGAGCCTTGA
- a CDS encoding phosphatidate cytidylyltransferase: protein MKERILTALVLFAIVVGVLFLDPTGVGRYLLVGLAVLSIAYELAQLLQTSPVLLAVVSCIWYLVGARNLHDPPFLFAVLFLCTGTIGCTLTPCRKLDSGRLFSSGWFLAGASIGLLGLIGVPSAFPAILTAAIPIWAGDTAAIFAGKAFGKHKLAPSISPNKTWEGSIANLLAAVGAAAALGYFLKYPIDKMLLLGVSCGVIGQLGDLFESYLKRQAGVKDSGNLLPGHGGVFDRLDSLLMTAPFSYWILSSFLK from the coding sequence GTGAAAGAAAGGATCCTCACTGCGCTGGTGCTTTTTGCCATCGTGGTGGGGGTTCTTTTTTTAGACCCGACGGGGGTAGGGAGATACCTGCTCGTTGGACTAGCCGTGTTAAGCATTGCTTACGAGCTAGCACAACTGCTTCAAACATCTCCCGTACTGCTCGCAGTAGTGAGTTGTATTTGGTACCTCGTCGGAGCTCGAAACCTCCACGATCCACCCTTTCTCTTCGCAGTTTTGTTCTTATGCACTGGGACGATCGGTTGCACATTGACTCCCTGTCGCAAGCTTGATTCAGGACGGTTGTTCTCTTCTGGCTGGTTTCTCGCGGGAGCCAGCATCGGGCTACTAGGGTTGATAGGCGTTCCATCTGCATTCCCAGCAATCCTCACTGCTGCAATACCCATTTGGGCCGGAGATACCGCTGCCATCTTTGCCGGTAAAGCCTTCGGCAAGCACAAACTCGCCCCCTCCATCTCGCCCAACAAAACCTGGGAAGGCTCCATTGCCAACCTCCTCGCCGCCGTCGGAGCCGCGGCTGCCCTTGGCTACTTCCTCAAGTACCCAATAGACAAGATGCTCCTGCTCGGAGTCTCGTGCGGGGTCATTGGCCAACTTGGCGACCTCTTCGAAAGCTATCTGAAACGCCAGGCCGGAGTCAAAGACAGCGGAAACCTGCTCCCCGGCCACGGCGGAGTCTTCGACCGACTTGACTCACTTCTGATGACCGCCCCCTTCAGCTACTGGATCTTATCGAGCTTCTTGAAGTAA
- the recF gene encoding DNA replication and repair protein RecF (All proteins in this family for which functions are known are DNA-binding proteins that assist the filamentation of RecA onto DNA for the initiation of recombination or recombinational repair.) produces MVTHLRLSNFRNFESLDQSLGRGFTILAGENAQGKTSFLEALYWLSTARLLRGQRDGEAVRHGAAGCTAEATLEGGTTVAGALEVGARKKFFLNGASLPRAADVMGRIPTVCISMFDLAIVQGDPSDRRLFLDMELSALYPAYLRHFAAYKRALEQRNALLKMAQERSVDPLAFEGWEEQLEAHGAEIRRFRESYVASLSSLSALVHQEMASREEVLSLRYFNRDSGASLGASRHLDIARGSTQVGPHRDDMEVLIDATEARLFGSQGQQRTAVISLKLATMEAWKDLLGVAPLLLLDDMLSDLDPVRRSRLCGVVASRASQAVLTCTEASAAGAEILDVAEVLTVQNGTVRRG; encoded by the coding sequence TTGGTTACGCATCTTCGTCTCTCGAACTTCCGGAACTTTGAGTCCTTGGATCAATCTCTGGGGCGAGGCTTCACGATTCTGGCGGGGGAGAATGCTCAGGGGAAGACTTCTTTCCTGGAAGCTCTGTACTGGCTCTCGACCGCTCGGCTGCTTCGAGGGCAGCGCGATGGCGAGGCTGTGCGGCACGGAGCCGCGGGTTGTACCGCCGAGGCGACCCTAGAGGGGGGAACGACAGTTGCGGGCGCGCTAGAGGTCGGAGCGAGGAAGAAGTTCTTTCTGAATGGGGCATCGCTGCCCCGGGCTGCCGACGTGATGGGGCGAATCCCGACGGTTTGTATCTCGATGTTTGATCTCGCGATTGTTCAGGGGGATCCTTCTGATCGAAGACTGTTCTTGGATATGGAGCTTTCGGCTTTGTATCCGGCTTACCTGCGGCACTTTGCTGCCTACAAGCGGGCGTTGGAACAGCGGAATGCCTTGCTGAAAATGGCCCAAGAACGTTCGGTTGATCCTCTGGCTTTTGAAGGTTGGGAAGAACAGCTGGAGGCTCACGGAGCGGAGATTCGGCGATTTCGGGAATCGTATGTTGCGTCTTTGTCGTCGCTATCTGCTTTGGTTCATCAAGAGATGGCGTCTCGAGAGGAGGTTTTGTCGTTGCGATACTTCAATCGAGATTCTGGAGCTTCATTGGGGGCTTCTCGACATTTAGATATCGCTCGGGGTTCGACCCAGGTGGGGCCACACCGGGATGATATGGAGGTTTTGATAGATGCAACAGAGGCGCGATTGTTTGGTTCGCAGGGTCAGCAGCGAACGGCAGTTATTTCGCTCAAACTCGCGACGATGGAGGCTTGGAAGGATTTGCTGGGCGTTGCCCCGTTATTGCTTTTGGATGACATGCTCTCCGATCTTGATCCCGTTCGTCGCTCGCGTTTGTGCGGTGTGGTCGCCTCAAGGGCCTCGCAGGCGGTTCTGACCTGTACAGAGGCTTCGGCTGCCGGAGCGGAGATTTTGGACGTCGCAGAGGTTCTGACGGTGCAAAATGGAACGGTGAGGCGCGGATGA
- a CDS encoding DUF721 domain-containing protein, with product MRKFDRILSDAVLQPEALRAARALGILRRWETVVGAAMAERSWPDRYDHGKVFVAVTGSAWAQELRMQKETLLARLREMAGDEALFVDLRFGVRPLRRSFEFAVVEEAVDDSLSGLSIREIAERRMKKWQDDSADHG from the coding sequence ATGAGGAAGTTTGACCGAATTCTGAGTGATGCGGTGTTGCAGCCGGAAGCGCTCCGCGCAGCTCGGGCTCTGGGGATCTTGCGCCGATGGGAAACCGTGGTTGGCGCGGCAATGGCGGAGAGGTCTTGGCCGGATAGGTACGACCACGGAAAGGTGTTTGTTGCGGTGACGGGTTCTGCATGGGCGCAGGAGCTTCGGATGCAGAAGGAGACGCTTCTGGCTCGGTTGCGGGAAATGGCAGGCGATGAGGCTCTGTTTGTCGATCTGCGATTCGGGGTTCGGCCGTTGCGGCGTTCGTTCGAGTTCGCAGTAGTTGAGGAAGCTGTTGACGATTCGCTTAGTGGACTCTCGATTCGTGAGATCGCCGAGAGACGGATGAAGAAGTGGCAAGATGATTCGGCAGATCACGGCTAG